The DNA window CAGTTTTTTTAATTTCTGTTCTAAAAATCTTCAATCTTACCATTCCATTTTATACATCAAGAATTCCGCAAATCTCGTAGGAAATTGATCTGATGTGTCCTGCATGTTTTCAAAGTTGTATCTGAATTTCTTATGTGTTAATCATCATTAAGATAAAGGCTTGGTAGTACGAGTATTCTGTTCCGGAAATTTTATAATTTTTTTGACATTATCAGTGTATAATCGTAATCATTTATTTCCTAATTTTAATATTTATTCTGCTATGAAATTATTGGGAACATTCACATTGGGCAATGATTTTTCACTGATCTTTATTTCTGTGCTGATCGGCCTTCTGATTGGGGCAGAAAGGGAATACCGCAATAAATCAGCCGGACTCAGGACGTTCATCCTGGTGAGTTTCGGCTCCTGTCTGTTCACCATTCTCTCGCTGAAGATCGGGATAGCCAACCCGGACCGACTCGCGGCCAATATCATTACGGGAATCGGATTCCTTGGAGCGGGAGTGATCTTCAAAGACGACAACAAAATAGGAGGGATCACCACAGCGACTACCATCTGGGCTACCGCTTCTTTAGGCATGTGCCTCGGTTCGGGGCATATCTATCTTTCTTTACTCGGGATGGTATTGGTGCTACTGGTGCTTACTTTACTGACATACCTGCAGGATTACATCGACAGCCGTCATAAGATCCGGGAATACCATATTACCATTGATGTCCAGGATGGCCTGGAATATTGTGAAAATATGTTCATCCGGCACCACCTGAAGTTTTTTGTACTCAGGCAGCAGTACAGTTCGGACAGTCTTTCCACGACATGGAAAATCACAGGCAATCTGCAAGATCATGAGGGATTGGTGAATCAGATGATGAAGGACAGCCACATTCGTTCCTATCAGTTTTAATTTCAAAAATACATTTTATGGATCGTAAAGAAAAAAGCATCCGATATGCTGATTTGTGGCTTAAAGAGCCTGAAGAGCATGACTTTCCCGCTGCTTTGGATTATCTGGAACTTCTTTTTGAACCCGAAGCTGCTGCCGGTCTGGTCACACAGCTGAGGCAGGCTAAAACCATACAGAAAAAAGCGAAGGACCTCTTCAGGGCCAGCAGGCTCCCGCTGCTTCCCAGGGATAACATCCATGTGAAAGAAAACCTTAAAAAAGTAAAGAACAAGAAAAAGCTTTCCCCCATTCTGCTTGTCAGAGGCAAGGAAAGGCTGATTATAGCAGACGGATATCACAGGCTTTGTTGCAGCTATTACCTGACGGAAGACCTTGAAGTGCCCTGCCGGCTGGTTTAAGTTCAGGAATAATCAGTAATATATTGGTTGCATTCTGTTCTTAAAGGAAGCCGATCTACCATAGCAATCGGAAATGCCTCATGGTTTATATTTTATGGAAGCAAAATAGGGTAGATCGTGAACCCGGTAAAAAACTTCGGCTGAATTTTTTTACTTATATTTAATGTAAATTTATATGATATCAGATGCAAATAGAAACAAGAACCCTCAATGTCGGGGAT is part of the Chryseobacterium camelliae genome and encodes:
- a CDS encoding MgtC/SapB family protein, producing MKLLGTFTLGNDFSLIFISVLIGLLIGAEREYRNKSAGLRTFILVSFGSCLFTILSLKIGIANPDRLAANIITGIGFLGAGVIFKDDNKIGGITTATTIWATASLGMCLGSGHIYLSLLGMVLVLLVLTLLTYLQDYIDSRHKIREYHITIDVQDGLEYCENMFIRHHLKFFVLRQQYSSDSLSTTWKITGNLQDHEGLVNQMMKDSHIRSYQF